Proteins from one Oryza sativa Japonica Group chromosome 12, ASM3414082v1 genomic window:
- the LOC112937395 gene encoding uncharacterized protein has protein sequence MDTARRRPRRVPAFGEWNYYHGGDELPSAAAAGGAPDDQEASSDVWFRYSPAPRKPAPKKARRRAADNRQKPVGGGNKRRPARTSSSDSGAATAASNTPAKLQQAAATAKVAVVRRPPAVDADLYQVPPPDFLPGEPIRRKKAGRSMWMGCLGLSC, from the exons ATGGAT acggcgaggcggcggccgcggcgggtgCCGGCGTTCGGGGAGTGGAACTACTACCACGGCGGGGACGAgctgccgtcggcggcggcagccggcggggCGCCGGACGACCAGGAGGCCAGCAGCGACGTCTGGTTCAGGTACTCGCCGGCCCCGCGCAAGCCGGCGCCCAAGAAGgccaggaggagggcggcggatAATCGCCAGAAGCCCGTCGGCGGAGGCAACAAGCGGAGACCGGCGAGGACGTCGTCGTCGGACTCCGgggctgcgacggcggcgtcgaacaCGCCTGCCAAGCTGCAGCAGGCCGCCGCCACAGCgaaggtggcggtggtgcggcggccgccggcagTCGATGCCGACCTGTACCAGGTGCCCCCGCCGGACTTCCTGCCCGGCGAGCCGATTCGAAGG AAGAAGGCAGGCAGGAGCATGTGGATGGGCTGCTTGGGCCTCAGCTGCTGA